In Candidatus Binatus sp., the following proteins share a genomic window:
- a CDS encoding glycine zipper domain-containing protein, with protein MRKSIGVIMSLALAGTLVLAGCTGQPLSTREEGTLGGAALGAGGGALVGMAVGHPLAGAAIGGVLGGGTGYVVGNQMQNQENANAQTQQQVQQQQQEIENQRQQIQQLKSQSETE; from the coding sequence GCAAAAGTATTGGAGTAATCATGAGTCTGGCGCTGGCGGGAACGCTCGTTCTTGCAGGATGCACGGGGCAGCCGCTCTCGACTCGTGAAGAAGGCACCCTCGGGGGCGCGGCGCTGGGTGCGGGCGGAGGTGCGCTGGTCGGGATGGCCGTCGGCCATCCTCTGGCGGGTGCCGCGATCGGCGGTGTTCTGGGTGGCGGGACCGGCTACGTAGTCGGCAACCAGATGCAGAATCAGGAAAACGCCAACGCACAGACCCAGCAGCAGGTGCAGCAGCAACAGCAAGAGATCGAGAACCAGCGTCAGCAGATTCAACAGCTCAAATCGCAATCGGAAACCGAGTAA